One Acidobacteriota bacterium DNA window includes the following coding sequences:
- a CDS encoding sigma-70 family RNA polymerase sigma factor gives MGTLETTAKANPPASPANLLEAAKAGDAEAFQVLTQRAVPIIFRRALKITSNHHDAEDVLQETLLKGFTHISQFRGDSQLSTWLVRIGLNEAIMIMRRRRHDAPLVTESGTSGKAEGPPEVFQSVKSGNDSPIVRTEVGGLVHKALLRLPARARQVLHLRYLEGYSIEETANRLKLSRGSVKAYACRSRARLRKELRRLLMPRHRPSQHARPE, from the coding sequence ATGGGGACCCTTGAGACCACAGCGAAAGCGAACCCTCCTGCTTCGCCAGCTAACCTGCTGGAAGCTGCGAAGGCCGGCGATGCCGAGGCGTTCCAGGTGCTGACTCAGCGCGCAGTTCCCATAATTTTCCGCCGAGCATTAAAAATCACCTCCAACCACCACGACGCAGAAGACGTCCTCCAGGAAACTCTGCTGAAAGGGTTTACTCACATTTCACAATTCCGGGGCGACTCACAGTTGTCCACCTGGCTGGTGAGGATTGGCCTGAATGAAGCCATCATGATCATGCGGAGGCGGCGCCACGACGCTCCATTGGTCACTGAATCGGGGACATCCGGAAAGGCTGAAGGACCGCCGGAAGTATTTCAGAGCGTGAAGTCGGGGAATGACAGCCCGATTGTCCGGACTGAAGTGGGTGGGCTGGTGCACAAGGCCCTGCTCCGCCTGCCGGCACGGGCGAGGCAGGTGCTGCACCTGCGGTACCTCGAAGGTTATTCCATTGAAGAAACGGCCAACCGGTTGAAGCTGAGCCGCGGTTCCGTAAAGGCTTATGCCTGCCGGTCGCGCGCAAGGCTGCGTAAGGAGCTCCGCAGGTTGCTCATGCCTCGGCACAGGCCCTCTCAGCACGCACGCCCTGAATAA
- a CDS encoding hemerythrin domain-containing protein — MFHGTPPAGSGIRSRCAVCAPGGVPASLDLQIPSLSKPISDCQPSRKSPPSWRAHAPAARALQKRNSRRDTTDEFRTLHSEVVRHMLTVSGESKKEIPVKTPSRKEPSMKRIRIATVCMFILGSAMGSPSAQHQEHGKSMQASTAKPTLAVPSSIQEEHKHLHHQLDQALAYGGETAASAKAVANVLLPHFEAEEAYAMPPLGLLEAIAQNQPLSGEQTREAIKMADQLRAHYGQMIHEHQEIHAALEALASAARKEHKQEPLAFAEGLMQHAQNEEQILYPATLLIGKYLRLRQSMGQGGDPNRTAAPAKP; from the coding sequence ATGTTTCATGGTACCCCTCCTGCCGGTTCAGGCATCCGAAGCCGGTGCGCTGTTTGCGCTCCTGGCGGGGTTCCGGCAAGCCTTGACCTGCAAATTCCAAGCCTATCAAAGCCCATTTCGGACTGTCAACCAAGCCGTAAATCGCCCCCGTCATGGCGGGCACACGCGCCAGCCGCGAGGGCCTTACAGAAGCGCAATTCACGGCGAGACACTACTGACGAGTTCCGGACATTGCACTCAGAGGTGGTGAGGCATATGCTAACGGTTAGCGGAGAATCTAAAAAGGAAATCCCTGTTAAGACGCCATCGCGCAAGGAGCCTTCCATGAAACGAATTCGCATCGCCACCGTGTGCATGTTTATCCTCGGGTCCGCTATGGGGAGCCCTTCAGCTCAACATCAAGAGCATGGTAAATCAATGCAGGCATCTACGGCCAAGCCAACGCTGGCCGTGCCTTCATCCATCCAGGAGGAACATAAACACCTCCATCACCAGCTTGATCAAGCGCTCGCGTACGGTGGAGAGACCGCAGCTAGCGCCAAGGCAGTGGCAAACGTGCTCCTGCCTCACTTCGAGGCGGAGGAAGCCTATGCCATGCCGCCCTTGGGACTGTTGGAAGCCATTGCGCAAAATCAGCCGTTGAGCGGCGAGCAGACACGGGAGGCAATCAAGATGGCCGACCAACTCCGAGCTCACTACGGCCAGATGATCCATGAACACCAGGAAATCCATGCAGCACTGGAAGCCTTGGCGTCGGCGGCGCGAAAGGAACACAAGCAGGAGCCGCTCGCTTTTGCCGAGGGGCTGATGCAGCACGCGCAGAACGAAGAGCAAATCCTTTATCCGGCCACGCTGCTGATCGGCAAGTATCTCAGGCTACGGCAGTCTATGGGCCAGGGAGGAGATCCGAATCGGACGGCCGCCCCGGCAAAGCCCTAG
- a CDS encoding DoxX protein, whose translation MYLRLALGTAFLSAVADRFGIWGRAGAPRIAWGNFHNFLLYAAKLNPWFPASWVPAIGWMATVCEVGLGIVLILGFRARLAAFLSGLLLLAFALGMAFGLGIKAPLDASVFTASAASFLLASVAAFPWSLDALLSKSK comes from the coding sequence ATCTATCTCAGGCTTGCTCTCGGCACGGCCTTTCTATCCGCGGTGGCCGACCGTTTCGGCATCTGGGGGCGTGCAGGCGCTCCGCGCATCGCCTGGGGCAATTTTCACAACTTCCTGCTCTATGCGGCGAAGCTCAATCCCTGGTTCCCTGCGAGTTGGGTTCCCGCCATCGGCTGGATGGCCACAGTTTGCGAGGTCGGCTTGGGAATTGTCCTCATTCTGGGTTTTCGCGCTCGATTGGCGGCATTCCTGAGCGGGCTGCTCTTACTCGCGTTTGCGCTGGGGATGGCTTTCGGGCTGGGAATCAAAGCGCCGCTCGACGCCTCAGTCTTCACGGCGTCGGCCGCTTCATTCCTTCTGGCCTCCGTCGCCGCCTTCCCTTGGAGCCTGGATGCGCTGCTCTCGAAGAGTAAGTAG
- a CDS encoding response regulator has product MQAIRTQKGVRELNLQIHRSRILLVDEDPGDRDRYYQMLHDNGFKVKACSDFEAGARMLGTVKFDCAVVSQGGPGFEGRLVLEQSMAKDRYRPVVILSRYHDVGCYLEAMQLGAVDYLEKPLSAVEIVRAVTTHLQPRNAAA; this is encoded by the coding sequence ATGCAGGCAATCAGAACGCAAAAGGGCGTACGCGAACTGAACCTTCAGATTCATCGATCCAGAATCCTTCTGGTCGATGAAGACCCAGGAGATCGTGACCGTTATTACCAGATGCTGCACGACAACGGGTTTAAGGTAAAAGCCTGTTCGGATTTTGAAGCAGGTGCGCGCATGCTGGGAACGGTAAAATTCGACTGCGCAGTTGTCAGCCAGGGGGGTCCGGGTTTTGAGGGCAGGCTGGTGCTGGAGCAATCGATGGCCAAGGACCGCTACCGGCCCGTCGTCATCCTTTCTCGCTATCATGATGTGGGGTGCTATCTGGAAGCAATGCAGTTAGGGGCTGTTGACTACCTCGAAAAGCCACTTTCCGCCGTTGAGATTGTGCGCGCCGTGACAACCCACCTTCAACCCAGAAACGCCGCAGCCTGA
- a CDS encoding PIG-L family deacetylase encodes MKKMGTKFGYLLSCLFLLSSFCFAQLPEAPPSPGPDARYKADILVMVAHPDDESLIASYLAREAFDGHKRIAVTFGTCGNAGGNTVGYEQAASLCAVRQIEVRRALESLGIMNVWFLGGEDTASQSPLISLETWNHGAALERAVRYVRLTQPEVIMTWLPAYADGENHGDHQAASVIANEAFDLAGNPLVFPEQIAAPYNYKLIGNLTEGLRPWQPKKIYFFTNARHHDWLEGQGPVYPSTTVSPSKHVPYYELGATELSYHQTQEDAGPEGREAVYKAAVNYFKHPVQFILGKSLVGGSRTGDIFEGITPGPIPYHGMPMYQAESHEGVSIELGGPYLFYSRFWKAHGLDHIASLYPPEAGVGPGMEVSVPIILRNDTDSAQKISLTAEIPSGWKEESGSAVYPVDAHGRYPVEATFVAPEGNRPEWQEIRFNAGTEGKTASSVTLRVSDTPSGPRATLRK; translated from the coding sequence GTGAAAAAGATGGGGACAAAGTTTGGCTATTTGCTTTCTTGTTTATTTCTATTGAGCAGCTTTTGTTTCGCGCAACTGCCGGAGGCTCCGCCGAGCCCGGGCCCCGATGCGCGTTACAAGGCCGACATTCTGGTGATGGTGGCGCATCCGGATGACGAGAGCCTGATCGCAAGCTACCTGGCCCGCGAGGCTTTTGACGGGCACAAACGGATTGCCGTCACTTTCGGGACCTGCGGCAACGCCGGAGGCAACACGGTTGGATACGAACAGGCCGCCTCGCTCTGCGCGGTGCGGCAAATTGAAGTGCGGCGGGCGCTCGAATCGCTTGGGATTATGAACGTGTGGTTTCTGGGCGGCGAAGACACGGCCAGCCAGAGTCCTCTGATCTCGCTTGAAACCTGGAACCATGGCGCGGCGCTCGAGCGGGCCGTGCGCTATGTTCGTCTCACCCAGCCGGAAGTCATTATGACCTGGCTGCCCGCCTACGCGGATGGCGAAAACCACGGCGACCACCAGGCCGCGTCTGTAATCGCCAACGAGGCTTTCGACCTGGCAGGCAACCCTCTCGTTTTCCCGGAGCAGATTGCGGCGCCCTACAATTACAAGTTGATCGGCAATCTCACGGAAGGACTAAGGCCCTGGCAGCCCAAAAAGATCTATTTCTTCACCAATGCCCGGCACCACGACTGGCTTGAAGGGCAGGGGCCAGTGTACCCGAGCACGACCGTTTCTCCCTCGAAGCATGTCCCTTACTACGAGCTTGGGGCTACGGAACTCAGTTACCACCAGACCCAGGAAGATGCGGGGCCTGAAGGAAGGGAAGCCGTCTACAAAGCTGCGGTGAACTACTTCAAACACCCTGTCCAGTTTATCCTGGGCAAGTCGCTGGTGGGCGGTTCCCGTACGGGTGATATTTTCGAGGGCATCACTCCTGGGCCCATTCCGTACCACGGGATGCCCATGTACCAGGCCGAAAGCCATGAAGGCGTGTCGATTGAGCTTGGCGGCCCCTACCTTTTTTACAGCCGATTCTGGAAGGCCCACGGTCTGGACCACATTGCATCGCTTTATCCGCCGGAAGCCGGCGTAGGTCCTGGGATGGAAGTGAGCGTTCCAATCATCCTCCGCAATGATACGGACTCCGCACAGAAAATCAGCCTGACGGCAGAAATTCCTTCAGGATGGAAAGAGGAGTCAGGGTCCGCTGTCTATCCTGTTGACGCACACGGCAGATATCCCGTCGAGGCAACGTTTGTGGCTCCCGAGGGTAATCGGCCGGAGTGGCAGGAGATCCGCTTCAACGCGGGCACGGAAGGCAAGACGGCCAGTTCGGTAACCTTGCGGGTGAGCGATACCCCGAGCGGACCTCGTGCAACGTTGCGCAAGTAG